In Mesoplasma florum L1, the DNA window ATGGAAACAAAAGCACTTTGAGAAAAATTAATTAATAAGTTAAAGAAGGAAAAATTAATAGATCAAGACATTATTGAAGAATATATTGTTACTTCAGAATTAATTAAAATTTCAAATACAGAGTTCGTAATCCTTGTTAGATCTAATCTTGGTGTAACTATTTTAAATGAATTTAAAGAAGTATTTGTGTACGAATTTAAATCAGTTTTAAACAGTTATGTGTCTGTTGATTTTTTAACTAAAGAAATTTTTGAGAAAAATACAAAAAAAGAGAATAAAAAAGAACCCATAAATACTGTTTTATCTGAAAATGCACTTACTTTTGAGAATTTTATAGTTGGGTCAAGTAATAAACAAGCTAATTTAGCTGCTAAAAATGTTGTTGCAAACCCTGGTATGAGTTTTAATCCTTTATTTATTTATGGAGATTCAGGACTGGGTAAAACACATTTATTACAAGCTATTAAAAATCAAGCAGAATTAAATGGAAAAAAAGTTTTATATTTAACATCTGAAGAATTTACAAAAAGAATTGTTAATGCTTTAAACAAAGGTGATTTAAGTGAAATAGAAGAATTAAAAACTGAGATAAATTCTAATGAATTCTTTATTTTAGATGATGTTCAATTTTTAAGTAAAAAAGATAAAACAAACGAGTTTTTCTTTAACATTATTAACAATTTTACTGAAAATGGTAAACAATTAGTTTTTTCTAGTGATAAAACTCCTGAATTGTTAAATGGTTTTGATAAAAGAATGATAACTAGATTTAATTCAGGTTTATCAACACCTATTAATGCTTTAGATATTCCAACTGCCAAATTGATAATTGAAGCTGAAATTAAAAAACAAGGTTTAAAACAAAAAATTAAAGAAGATGCCGTTGTTTACTTAGCTCAAAACTTTAGCGATGATGTTAGAAAAATTAAAGGTTTAGTTAATAGATTACTTTTCTTTGGTATTCAAAACGATTTAGGTCACATAATTGATTTGGAAGATGTTATTGACTTATTTAAAGATACACCTTCAGCTAATTTAGGATTATTAAATGTTAAAAAAATTAAAGAAGTTGTTGCTAAAAAATATGATGTTACTATAAAAGCCATCGATGGTAAAGCAAGAACAACTGCTATAAAAAATGCTAGACATCTTTCTATGTATTTTGCAAAAATAATTTTAAACCATACATCAACTCAAATTGGTGCAGAATTTGGTGGAAGAGATCATAGTACAGTTTTAAGTGCTATTTCGCGTATTGAAAAATTAATATATAAAGAAAAAGAATTCAAAAAAATAGTTGAGTCTTTAAAAAACGAAATAATAGGAAAATAGATGTAAATTCGCATCTATTTTTTTTGTGTGGAAAAGAAATTAAACTTGTTGAATAAAAAGTCATTTAAACCTTTATTTACCGTTGTTTTATGAGTGTTTTCCACATATCAACTGCATTATAAATATTACTTATATAAAGAATAATATAATATATAAAAGCATGCGTATTTCTTTTGTTTTTATTTTATAAATATGAGATAATATATATTGTAAATAAGAGGTGTTATATGAGATTAAGTATAAATAAATCAGTTCTATTAAATGAATTAACAAAGGCAAGTAAATTAATTGAACTTAAAAATGTTAACCCAGCATTACAAGGGGTTTATATGGAAGTTAGTTTTGATAAACTTGTTATAGTTTCATCAAACACGTCTACATCTTTTAAAGCTGAATTAAATAATGAAAACTCAGATTTAATCATAGAACAACCAGGACGTATATTAGTTAAACCTAAATTTATTTTAGAATTACTTAGAAAGTTAGACAGTGAGTTTGTAACACTTTCTACATTTGCTGAAAATGAATTAGAAATAATAACAGAAAAATCAAATTTAAAAGTTTCTATATTAAATGTAGAAGAATTCCCATTAATTGGTTTTGTTGAAAATGGTTTAGAATTATCTATTGATTCTCAAGAATTTAAAAGCACACTTACTCAAACTATTAGTTCAATTAATGAATGAAACCAAAAAGTTGTTTTAGCTGGAATGAATTTAAAAATAAAAGATAACAAAATATCATTTGTTACAACTGACTTATTTAGAGTTAGTTTAAAAGAAATCATTTTAAATGAAGCAACTAATCAGGAAGTAGATATTATTATTCCATACAAAACTTTAATAGAATTAAGAAACTTAATAGAAAACGTTAAAGAATTTAAAATTATAATACATGATACTAATGCAACATTTAAATTAGATAATGATTTATTACAATCTACTTTAATTGATGGAAGATATCCAAATGTTCATTCAGCATTCCCTACAACACATGAAATAAAATTAGAATTAAAAGCTAAAACATTATTAAAAGTTTTAAGTAGATTTGAATTAACAAACGATCAAAACATTACTTCAGTTGTTAATTTAGAAATTCAACAAAGTGGAATTATATTAAAAACAACAATTGCTGAAACAGTTAAATATGAAGAAAAATTTACAGAATATAAATATGAAGGTTCAAGTAATTTAAATATTAACTTTAATACAAAATATTTAATTGAAGCTATAAGAAGTTTTGATGATCAACTAATTCATTTAACTTTTAATTCTCAAAATAAACCTGTATTAATAACAGGAGCACAAAAAAGAGATTTGAAACAAGTAGTTTTACCAACTTATGCATAATAAAAAAATCAGGAAATTTCCTGATTTTATTTTTTTGTATTATTAAACTTTAAAGAACCTTCAATATCTGAATATCCACGTTTTTTTGAAATAGTAACTGGGAAGTTAAAGAAATCTTCAAAGAAATCTTTAACACCACTTATACCAGCTAATTCACCAGTAACATATAATCCATTTTTAACAACACCACTTCTAACTAATGCTGAAGAATTTTCTAAAACAGATGTTATTAAGCTTTTGTAGTTTGTAAAAGATTTAATGA includes these proteins:
- a CDS encoding DNA polymerase III subunit beta, producing the protein MRLSINKSVLLNELTKASKLIELKNVNPALQGVYMEVSFDKLVIVSSNTSTSFKAELNNENSDLIIEQPGRILVKPKFILELLRKLDSEFVTLSTFAENELEIITEKSNLKVSILNVEEFPLIGFVENGLELSIDSQEFKSTLTQTISSINEWNQKVVLAGMNLKIKDNKISFVTTDLFRVSLKEIILNEATNQEVDIIIPYKTLIELRNLIENVKEFKIIIHDTNATFKLDNDLLQSTLIDGRYPNVHSAFPTTHEIKLELKAKTLLKVLSRFELTNDQNITSVVNLEIQQSGIILKTTIAETVKYEEKFTEYKYEGSSNLNINFNTKYLIEAIRSFDDQLIHLTFNSQNKPVLITGAQKRDLKQVVLPTYA
- the dnaA gene encoding chromosomal replication initiator protein DnaA, whose protein sequence is METKALWEKLINKLKKEKLIDQDIIEEYIVTSELIKISNTEFVILVRSNLGVTILNEFKEVFVYEFKSVLNSYVSVDFLTKEIFEKNTKKENKKEPINTVLSENALTFENFIVGSSNKQANLAAKNVVANPGMSFNPLFIYGDSGLGKTHLLQAIKNQAELNGKKVLYLTSEEFTKRIVNALNKGDLSEIEELKTEINSNEFFILDDVQFLSKKDKTNEFFFNIINNFTENGKQLVFSSDKTPELLNGFDKRMITRFNSGLSTPINALDIPTAKLIIEAEIKKQGLKQKIKEDAVVYLAQNFSDDVRKIKGLVNRLLFFGIQNDLGHIIDLEDVIDLFKDTPSANLGLLNVKKIKEVVAKKYDVTIKAIDGKARTTAIKNARHLSMYFAKIILNHTSTQIGAEFGGRDHSTVLSAISRIEKLIYKEKEFKKIVESLKNEIIGK